Proteins encoded within one genomic window of Argiope bruennichi chromosome 7, qqArgBrue1.1, whole genome shotgun sequence:
- the LOC129976552 gene encoding uncharacterized protein LOC129976552 — MLFRKMNLIFRQLFDCVSCTYTYLLADAKCRSAILIDPVVDQVARDVKLVKELNLNLLYAANTHVHADHITGTGEIKKLIPSCKSVISKASGAKADKYLEPMEILSVGDIQLEVRPTPGHTNGCVTYVCHGSKMAFTGDALLYRGCGRTDFQQGDASKLYDSVHKHIFSLPEDYLLYPAHDYKGFTVSSVVEEKKYNARLTKTKEEFIDIMKNLNLAYPKMIDKAVPANMVCGYVDEITFQSPDCSGDAKH; from the exons ATGCTTTTTAGGAAAATGAATCTGATATTTAGACAA ctTTTTGATTGTGTTAGCTGTACCTATACATACCTTCTGGCTGATGCTAAGTGCCGTAGTGCTATTCTGATTGATCCTGTTGTTGACCAGGTTGCAAGAGATGTGAAACTTGTGAAAGAGCTTAATTTGAATCTTTTATATGCTG caAATACTCATGTCCATGCAGATCATATTACTGGAACTGgggaaattaagaaattaataccTAGTTGTAAAAGTGTCATTTCTAAGGCATCTGGAGCTAAAGCAGATAAGTATTTAGAACCAATGGAAATTTTATCAGTGGGGGATATTCAGCTAGAAGTACGCCCAACACCTGGTCATACTAATG GCTGTGTTACATATGTTTGCCATGGATCAAAAATGGCATTTACTGGTGATGCCTTGTTATATCGTGGCTGTGGCAGAACAGATTTTCAACAAG gagatgcttcaaaattatatgattctgttcacaaacatattttttcactGCCTGAGGATTATTTATTGTATCCTGCTCATGATTATAAAg GCTTTACGGTGAGTTCTGTtgtagaagaaaagaaatataatgctCGACTCACAAAAACAAAAGAAGAGTTCATTGATATTATGAAAAATCTCAATCTTGCGTATCCTAAGATGATAG atAAGGCTGTTCCGGCAAATATGGTTTGCGGATATGTTGATGAGATTACCTTCCAATCACCTGATTGCAGTGGAGATGCAAAGCATTGA